In Arachis hypogaea cultivar Tifrunner chromosome 17, arahy.Tifrunner.gnm2.J5K5, whole genome shotgun sequence, a single window of DNA contains:
- the LOC112767221 gene encoding protein LIGHT-DEPENDENT SHORT HYPOCOTYLS 5 has protein sequence MDSAPGEPPPLVTADTPPPPPPAPPSRYESQKRRDWNTFLQYLRNHKPPLTLARCSGAHVIEFLKYLDQFGKTKVHVTGCPYFGHPNPPSPCACPLKQAWGSLDALIGRLRAAYEENGGRPESNPFGARAVRIYLREVREGQAKARGIPYEKKKRKRSTTVSATTVISDGGEVSTSLANVSTVVTRESDGGGGHGVINVSVASTSATNTTPSVVATATTV, from the coding sequence ATGGACTCTGCACCGGGGGAACCACCTCCACTGGTAACTGCCGAcacacctcctcctcctcctcctgcgCCACCGAGCCGCTACGAATCGCAGAAGCGTCGTGACTGGAACACGTTCCTGCAGTACCTTCGGAACCACAAGCCGCCATTGACGCTTGCACGGTGCAGCGGCGCACACGTCATCGAGTTCCTCAAGTATCTCGACCAGTTCGGGAAGACCAAGGTGCACGTCACGGGGTGCCCTTACTTCGGACACCCGAATCCTCCTTCGCCCTGCGCCTGCCCCTTGAAGCAGGCATGGGGCAGCTTAGACGCTCTTATAGGACGTCTAAGGGCAGCCTACGAAGAAAACGGAGGACGGCCCGAGTCCAACCCGTTTGGGGCTCGGGCCGTCCGGATTTACCTTAGGGAAGTTAGAGAAGGACAGGCTAAGGCTAGAGGGATTCCTTATgaaaagaagaagcgcaagagaAGTACTACCGTCTCAGCCACCACTGTAATTAGTGATGGCGGAGAAGTCAGTACTTCTCTTGCTAATGTCTCCACGGTCGTCACCAGGGAAAGTGACGGTGGTGGTGGTCATGGTGTTATTAATGTTAGTGTAGCTTCTACTAGTGCTACTAATACTACACCTAGCGTTGTTGCTACTGCTACTACAGTATAG